A region of Malaciobacter marinus DNA encodes the following proteins:
- a CDS encoding DUF134 domain-containing protein, whose amino-acid sequence MNCCGRKRKSRNINADYCNIAFKPAGIRRKLLETVIIYEDEMESIKLADYESMYHQDCANKMNISRSTFSRLIESARKKIADALLNQKAISVESRIEG is encoded by the coding sequence ATGAATTGTTGTGGCAGAAAAAGAAAGAGTAGAAATATTAATGCTGATTATTGCAATATCGCATTTAAACCAGCTGGTATAAGAAGAAAATTACTAGAAACAGTAATTATTTATGAAGATGAAATGGAATCAATTAAATTAGCAGATTATGAATCAATGTATCATCAAGATTGTGCTAATAAGATGAATATATCTCGTTCTACTTTTTCAAGATTGATTGAAAGTGCAAGAAAGAAAATTGCGGATGCTTTATTAAATCAAAAAGCCATAAGTGTAGAATCAAGAATTGAAGGATAA
- a CDS encoding P-loop NTPase: MKITIASGKGGTGKTTLSTNLAMYLKSKKEDIVLTDLDVEEPNITQFLKGDLKNEYLCNKFVPQWEENNCTLCGHCSEICNFNAIVTTDKKVLIFNELCHSCFACSELCPTTSLLMKPTKIGRIKEFFNEFVFIEGCLDLGQEMAIPVISQTISYTNKKFQKSLNLFDAPPGTSCSFVEACRQSDFIFLVTEPTPFGLNDLKLAVETLKVIKKEFAVIINRDGIGNSEVEDYCNKESIQIITKIKNDKNVAKLYSNGKIIYNKVEHFKESLEEISSFIGGIK, translated from the coding sequence ATGAAAATTACAATTGCTAGTGGAAAGGGTGGTACAGGAAAAACAACTCTTTCTACTAATTTAGCAATGTATCTAAAAAGTAAAAAAGAAGATATTGTTTTAACAGATTTAGATGTTGAAGAACCAAATATTACTCAGTTTTTAAAAGGTGATTTGAAAAATGAGTATCTTTGTAATAAGTTTGTTCCTCAATGGGAAGAAAACAATTGCACCTTATGTGGACATTGTTCCGAAATTTGTAATTTTAATGCAATAGTAACAACAGACAAAAAAGTTTTGATTTTTAATGAACTTTGTCATAGTTGTTTTGCTTGTAGTGAATTATGCCCTACTACATCTTTATTGATGAAACCTACAAAAATAGGTCGAATAAAAGAGTTTTTTAATGAATTTGTTTTCATAGAAGGATGCCTTGATTTAGGGCAAGAAATGGCTATACCTGTTATATCTCAAACTATTTCTTATACAAACAAAAAATTTCAAAAAAGTTTAAATCTTTTTGATGCTCCACCTGGAACTAGTTGTTCTTTTGTGGAAGCTTGCAGACAAAGTGATTTTATTTTTTTAGTTACTGAGCCAACACCTTTTGGTTTAAATGATTTAAAACTGGCAGTTGAAACTTTAAAAGTAATAAAAAAAGAGTTTGCAGTAATTATAAATAGAGATGGAATAGGAAATAGTGAAGTAGAGGATTATTGTAATAAAGAATCAATACAAATAATTACAAAAATCAAAAATGATAAAAATGTTGCAAAATTATATTCTAATGGAAAAATAATATATAACAAAGTTGAACATTTTAAAGAATCATTAGAAGAAATAAGCTCTTTTATAGGAGGTATAAAATGA
- a CDS encoding ATP-binding protein, translating to MREIVIISGKGGTGKSSISASFAYLEKSNALITDCDVDAANLHLLLDADFEESEEFYSGKLAVIDNEECLSCGACLRGCKFEAITKENNKLIVDAILCEGCGYCSQICPTDAIRMKDQKAGDLYISNIKTGSKLVHAKLGFGAENSGKLVSKVKKEGKVLALKQNKEFVITDGSPGIGCSVISSLSGANLVVIVTEASKSGFHDLQRVVELVKSFELEAICIINKYDLNQELSEKIEQYLKRKKIKVVSKLPYNEIFSEALVHSQSLIEFDKDCEISNLINESWNEIKWTIRRQDNENSFYSNK from the coding sequence ATGAGGGAAATTGTAATAATTTCTGGAAAAGGTGGTACAGGAAAAAGTTCTATAAGTGCATCTTTTGCGTATTTAGAAAAGAGTAATGCACTTATAACTGATTGTGATGTTGATGCAGCAAATTTACATTTACTTTTGGATGCAGATTTTGAAGAGAGTGAAGAGTTTTATAGTGGTAAACTTGCAGTAATTGATAATGAAGAGTGTCTTAGTTGTGGGGCTTGTTTAAGAGGTTGTAAGTTTGAAGCAATAACAAAAGAAAATAATAAACTAATAGTAGATGCAATTTTATGTGAAGGTTGTGGCTATTGTAGTCAAATTTGTCCAACAGATGCTATTCGTATGAAAGATCAAAAAGCTGGTGATTTATATATTTCAAATATAAAAACTGGTTCAAAATTAGTACATGCAAAACTTGGATTTGGAGCAGAAAATTCAGGAAAACTTGTCTCAAAGGTGAAAAAAGAGGGAAAAGTTTTAGCTTTAAAACAAAATAAAGAGTTTGTCATTACAGATGGAAGTCCAGGTATTGGATGTTCTGTTATTTCAAGTTTAAGTGGGGCAAATTTAGTTGTAATTGTAACAGAAGCTAGTAAGTCTGGTTTTCATGATTTGCAAAGAGTAGTTGAACTTGTAAAATCATTTGAACTTGAAGCAATTTGCATAATAAATAAGTATGATTTAAATCAGGAATTATCAGAAAAAATAGAACAATATTTAAAAAGAAAAAAAATAAAAGTTGTTTCAAAACTACCTTATAATGAGATTTTTTCTGAAGCATTAGTTCATTCACAAAGTTTAATAGAGTTTGATAAAGATTGTGAAATCTCTAATCTTATAAATGAGAGTTGGAATGAAATAAAATGGACAATAAGAAGACAAGATAATGAAAATAGTTTTTACAGCAATAAATAA
- a CDS encoding NifB/NifX family molybdenum-iron cluster-binding protein produces the protein MKIVFTAINKSEDSLIDSRFGRASVLVVYDEDTKTKEFISNDESEGMSQGAGLQTAQKVLKINPDMIIIANAIGYKTLDVIKQTDIKVYIGAIDMTIDEAYKAFKNNKLKLQN, from the coding sequence ATGAAAATAGTTTTTACAGCAATAAATAAAAGTGAAGATAGCTTAATAGATAGTAGATTTGGTAGAGCAAGTGTATTAGTAGTATATGATGAAGATACTAAAACAAAAGAATTTATATCAAATGATGAAAGTGAGGGCATGAGTCAAGGTGCTGGATTACAAACAGCACAAAAAGTTTTAAAAATAAATCCTGATATGATAATTATAGCAAATGCAATAGGATATAAAACCTTAGATGTCATAAAACAAACAGATATAAAAGTCTATATTGGAGCTATTGATATGACAATAGATGAAGCGTATAAAGCTTTTAAAAATAATAAATTAAAATTACAAAATTAA